One Odontesthes bonariensis isolate fOdoBon6 chromosome 12, fOdoBon6.hap1, whole genome shotgun sequence genomic window, ttttttcattcaaactaTTCATCAAAATCATAGATGACTGTTGTCAGACCAAAAAATTGgttgaaaacacacaaaaaaacaaacaaaatatatgATCTACATTCACTATAAATAGCATCTGTTATGGTAAAAGTGGCTCCCAATGTAACACATCTGGTATAGGATTGTGTTTTACATGGCTTATCAGCTTATCATGAACATGCAAGTATATTTGTGGGTGTTCGTGTGATTGCTTATGAAACAGGCTAGATAACATCTGAATTACCAAGAATGCCTTGTTATAGGCTGGCTTTAAAGTCTAAAAGTTCAATTAACCCCACTGGAAACATATCATCTGATGCGCCTCAGAGAGGTTTCTCTTAGCCTACAAAGAACTTGAGTATaacgaaaaataaaaataataccaCAAGAGCTTGACTTGAAACACTGTTCTAAAGATTGACAAAGGAATGTGAGCTAGTGCAAATGCTGCAATACCTTCGCTGAGTTTTTGTAAAGAGACACATGTGAAGGAATcgttttaaaataaaagtttgaattaaaaaaaaatacagaagcTGGACCTTCCTGTAAAACTGGTGTCTTACCTTGAATTCTTCCAGTATTTTGTACGTTTTCCCTTGGTACTCGCAGAAGTTTTTAACCTCTTTGCACTCTGGGCAGCATCCGTTGTGTTCCACTTTGGTGCACTTAGGGTGTAGTTTTGGGCACTCGGGCTGGTCGCACACGGGCCCATCCTCCGTGCACACGCACGGGCAGTTGGAGTGTCCCGGGTAGAAGCGCTCCCCCAGTTTGTACACGAAGCCACTGTCATCCACGCACCCTTTGCCCCGGTAGTCATCGAAGACGAAATTTTCAGCGGCGGTCCGCTCCGCCTCGTCCGCGGTGTAATCCTCGGGGTTACCCACAGCGGCCGGACACACGGCGCTCAGGGCCAGCAGGAGGACGAAGGCGGCCGAGGGGAGAGGGCCCATGCTTCGCCGCGGCATTGACATCCACATTCAACACGACTACGTGGATGCCATTTCTAAGCTCCCCGTATCCTGTCCGGATCCGTCCAGGGCTTTATTATTgccat contains:
- the vwc2l gene encoding von Willebrand factor C domain-containing protein 2-like codes for the protein MWMSMPRRSMGPLPSAAFVLLLALSAVCPAAVGNPEDYTADEAERTAAENFVFDDYRGKGCVDDSGFVYKLGERFYPGHSNCPCVCTEDGPVCDQPECPKLHPKCTKVEHNGCCPECKEVKNFCEYQGKTYKILEEFKPSPCEWCRCEPNNEVHCVVSDCAVPECVNPVYEPEQCCPICKNGPNCFAGTTIIPAGIEVKVDDCTICRCHNGDWWKPAQCLRRECLNGQSLS